Proteins from a single region of Streptomyces sp. HUAS 15-9:
- the ygfZ gene encoding CAF17-like 4Fe-4S cluster assembly/insertion protein YgfZ: MKSPLLSLPGAVPAEGVDEGVAAHYGDLFREQRALADGTGFVDLSHRGVVTVTGEDRLSWLHLLLTQHVSELPVGEATEALILSAHGHIEHALYLVDDGTTVWAHVEPGTQDELIAYLESMKFFYRVEVADRTDDFALVHLPAGSIAEVPEGVVVRETAYGRDLFLPRADLESYAEKAGPAAGILAYEALRVEHHRPRVGFETDHRTIPHELGWIGIAVHLQKGCYRGQETVARVQNLGKPPRRLVFLHLDGSDVHLPVHGTEVRRADEGPDGRKIGFITTSVRHHELGPIALALVKRNVPVDAPLMAGDTAAAQETVVEP; encoded by the coding sequence ATGAAGAGCCCCCTGCTGTCCCTGCCCGGCGCCGTCCCCGCCGAGGGCGTGGACGAAGGCGTCGCCGCCCACTACGGAGACCTGTTCCGTGAGCAGCGTGCCCTCGCCGACGGCACCGGCTTCGTCGACCTCTCCCACCGCGGTGTCGTCACCGTCACCGGCGAGGACCGGCTGAGCTGGCTGCACCTCCTGCTCACCCAGCACGTCAGCGAGCTGCCCGTGGGCGAGGCGACCGAGGCGCTGATCCTGTCCGCGCACGGCCACATCGAGCACGCGCTGTACCTGGTGGACGACGGCACGACGGTCTGGGCCCATGTGGAGCCCGGCACCCAGGACGAGCTGATCGCATACCTGGAGTCGATGAAGTTCTTCTACCGGGTCGAAGTGGCCGACCGGACCGACGACTTCGCGCTCGTCCACCTGCCGGCCGGTTCCATCGCCGAGGTCCCCGAGGGCGTCGTCGTACGCGAGACGGCGTACGGCCGTGATCTCTTCCTGCCCCGCGCGGACCTGGAGTCGTACGCCGAGAAGGCGGGCCCCGCGGCCGGGATCCTCGCCTACGAGGCGCTGCGCGTGGAGCACCACCGCCCGCGGGTCGGCTTCGAGACCGACCACCGTACGATCCCGCACGAGCTGGGCTGGATCGGCATCGCGGTCCATCTGCAGAAGGGCTGCTACCGCGGGCAGGAGACGGTCGCCCGCGTCCAGAACCTGGGCAAGCCCCCGCGCCGGCTGGTCTTCCTCCACCTGGACGGCAGCGACGTCCATCTGCCGGTGCACGGCACCGAGGTCCGGCGCGCGGACGAGGGCCCCGACGGCCGCAAGATCGGCTTCATCACCACGTCCGTACGCCACCACGAGCTGGGCCCGATCGCCCTGGCCCTGGTCAAGCGGAACGTACCGGTGGACGCCCCGCTGATGGCGGGGGACACGGCGGCCGCCCAGGAGACGGTCGTCGAGCCGTAG
- a CDS encoding winged helix-turn-helix domain-containing protein, whose product MCVDPEHASVNGRERSQRPQKSHRDVADELRTRIRSGVLRPGQRMPTQAKLADEFGVERGAVRLALRILQSEHLLTDMTRGSPATVAPNPVPPLLTAGPGAPPLPTMVALAPRTAAAFAAQHVEIDALCLTSVSLTLAIGEPLRQIHAGRLKPAKVDVRVLLPSRDIDLAFPAPVDDASAAGLLHRRWLAQRNAQGQVLEHNLLALRATHGMDVRVSFRALPFTPPVKLYLLNGTEALFAYYTLTRREREIEHEHLEMYDAEGTRSMLFAFEQGAGPRDATFVEQSHLWFNALWETISTELVLTS is encoded by the coding sequence TTGTGCGTGGACCCGGAACACGCCTCCGTCAATGGGCGGGAGAGGTCACAGCGGCCACAGAAGTCACACCGCGACGTGGCCGACGAGTTGCGCACCCGGATCAGATCCGGCGTGCTGCGGCCGGGTCAGCGCATGCCCACTCAGGCCAAGCTGGCCGACGAGTTCGGCGTGGAGCGCGGGGCCGTACGCCTGGCGCTGCGCATCCTGCAGTCGGAGCACCTGCTCACCGACATGACGAGGGGCAGCCCGGCCACGGTGGCCCCGAATCCGGTCCCGCCCCTGCTCACGGCCGGCCCCGGGGCGCCTCCGCTGCCCACCATGGTGGCCCTGGCCCCGCGGACGGCCGCCGCCTTCGCGGCCCAGCACGTCGAGATCGACGCCCTGTGCCTGACCTCCGTCTCGCTCACGCTGGCGATCGGCGAACCGCTGCGCCAGATCCACGCCGGGCGACTGAAACCGGCCAAGGTCGACGTCCGGGTCCTGCTGCCGAGCCGCGACATCGATCTCGCCTTCCCGGCGCCGGTGGACGACGCCTCGGCCGCCGGCCTGCTGCACCGGCGCTGGCTGGCCCAGCGCAACGCCCAGGGCCAGGTGCTCGAGCACAACCTGCTGGCGCTGCGCGCCACGCACGGCATGGACGTGCGCGTCTCCTTCCGCGCCCTGCCGTTCACGCCGCCGGTGAAGCTGTATCTGCTCAACGGCACGGAGGCCCTCTTCGCGTACTACACGCTGACCCGGCGTGAGCGGGAGATCGAGCACGAGCACCTGGAGATGTACGACGCGGAGGGCACCCGGTCGATGCTGTTCGCCTTCGAGCAGGGTGCCGGCCCGCGGGACGCGACGTTCGTGGAGCAGTCCCACCTGTGGTTCAACGCGCTGTGGGAGACGATCAGCACGGAACTCGTCCTGACGTCATAG
- a CDS encoding FadR/GntR family transcriptional regulator, with protein sequence MVVTQENVAVNGSRRLTPEEIADTLRERIRVGELKAGDRLPTQAELAEEFGVERGAVRQALRSLQADGLLSNVSKGSPPRIAEPAPALDEPQPTMVGLGPRLAEAFSAPRVRVDAVCLTAESLIPALGEPLRQIHEGRIHPETIDVRILLPSRDIDLAFPVPVEGRGDDDPVHQRWLAMRNAQGQVLQYNLQALRSTHDIDVHVTFRALPFTPPVKLYLLNGAEALFAYYMVTRREESTDGVTLDMYDVLGSKSLLFSFENRRGPRDEAFVEQSQKWFDALWETISTDLTLS encoded by the coding sequence TTGGTCGTGACTCAGGAGAACGTGGCAGTGAACGGCAGCAGAAGGCTCACTCCCGAGGAGATCGCCGACACCCTGCGGGAGCGCATCCGCGTCGGTGAACTCAAGGCGGGGGACCGCCTGCCCACGCAGGCCGAGCTCGCCGAGGAGTTCGGCGTGGAGCGCGGCGCCGTACGCCAGGCCCTGCGGTCGCTCCAGGCGGACGGCCTCCTCAGCAACGTCAGCAAGGGCAGCCCGCCGCGGATCGCGGAGCCGGCCCCCGCCCTGGACGAGCCCCAGCCCACGATGGTCGGCCTCGGACCCCGCCTGGCGGAGGCCTTCTCGGCACCGCGGGTCCGGGTCGACGCGGTCTGCCTCACGGCCGAGAGCCTGATCCCGGCGCTCGGTGAACCCCTGCGTCAGATCCACGAGGGCCGCATCCACCCGGAGACGATCGACGTCCGCATCCTGCTCCCGTCCCGGGACATCGATCTGGCCTTCCCGGTGCCCGTCGAGGGCCGCGGCGACGACGACCCCGTCCACCAGCGCTGGCTGGCGATGCGCAACGCCCAGGGTCAGGTCCTCCAGTACAACCTCCAGGCCCTGCGCTCCACCCACGACATCGACGTGCACGTCACGTTCCGCGCCCTGCCGTTCACCCCGCCGGTGAAGCTGTACCTGCTCAACGGCGCGGAGGCGCTCTTCGCGTACTACATGGTCACCCGCCGCGAGGAGTCGACGGACGGCGTGACCCTCGACATGTACGACGTGCTGGGCTCCAAGTCCCTCCTCTTCTCCTTCGAGAACCGCAGGGGCCCGAGGGACGAGGCGTTCGTGGAGCAATCCCAGAAGTGGTTCGACGCCCTCTGGGAAACCATCTCGACGGACCTGACACTCTCCTAG
- a CDS encoding GNAT family N-acetyltransferase encodes MSRPAADIDVRPVTEADFADWHRALNTGFLREPTVTQEQLEARRHLFVPGRLLGAFDGDRCVATFRSFAQELTAVGGAAVPADAISNVTVSPTHRRRGLLTRMMNRDLAAAKDRGDVVATLIAAEYPIYGRYGFGPATSMTEWTVDVSRTGLDPRWSGPQDGGRIDLVDGEEVRKTGPELHERIRRTQPGAVSRTELWWRVQTGTVRPTGEWTEPFYAAYRSPSGEVEGLVSYKSDDNWVGKLPKNTAEVNWLLAATPAAGRALWHYLCSIDWITRVKTGWRAPDDLLPLFLPDPRAAEVSTQGDWLWVRILDVVRALEARTYEATGTLVLEVVDRQGLAGGRYRLAVSPSGGSCAPSTEEAELVLDVADLATLWLGDESAARLVALGRVREVREGAARLADALLHTSGRPWCPDLF; translated from the coding sequence ATGAGCCGCCCCGCCGCAGACATCGACGTCCGTCCCGTCACCGAAGCCGATTTCGCCGACTGGCACCGCGCGCTGAACACCGGATTCCTGCGGGAGCCGACCGTGACGCAGGAGCAACTGGAGGCCCGCCGGCACCTGTTCGTCCCCGGTCGGCTGCTCGGTGCCTTCGACGGCGACCGGTGTGTCGCGACCTTCCGTTCCTTCGCCCAGGAACTCACGGCCGTGGGCGGCGCGGCCGTCCCCGCCGACGCGATCTCCAACGTCACCGTCAGCCCCACCCACCGCCGCCGGGGCCTGCTCACCCGCATGATGAACCGGGACCTCGCCGCCGCGAAGGACCGCGGGGACGTGGTCGCCACCCTCATCGCCGCCGAGTACCCGATCTACGGCCGCTACGGCTTCGGCCCGGCCACCTCGATGACCGAGTGGACCGTGGACGTGTCACGCACCGGTCTGGACCCCCGCTGGTCGGGACCGCAGGACGGCGGCCGTATCGACCTCGTCGACGGCGAGGAGGTGCGCAAGACCGGCCCGGAACTCCACGAGCGCATACGCCGCACCCAGCCCGGTGCCGTCAGCCGCACCGAGCTGTGGTGGCGGGTGCAGACAGGCACCGTGCGCCCCACGGGCGAGTGGACCGAGCCCTTCTACGCCGCCTACCGCTCCCCGTCCGGTGAGGTCGAGGGCCTGGTGTCGTACAAGTCGGACGACAACTGGGTCGGCAAGCTGCCGAAGAACACGGCCGAGGTGAACTGGCTGCTCGCGGCGACCCCGGCGGCCGGGCGCGCCCTGTGGCACTACCTCTGCTCGATCGACTGGATCACCCGGGTCAAGACCGGCTGGCGGGCCCCCGACGATCTGCTCCCCCTCTTCCTGCCCGACCCGCGCGCGGCCGAGGTCAGCACGCAGGGCGACTGGCTGTGGGTGCGGATCCTGGACGTCGTACGGGCCCTGGAAGCGCGGACGTACGAGGCGACGGGCACGCTGGTGCTGGAGGTCGTGGACCGGCAGGGGCTGGCCGGCGGCCGCTACCGGCTCGCGGTATCGCCCTCGGGCGGATCCTGCGCGCCGAGCACCGAGGAGGCCGAACTGGTGTTGGACGTCGCCGACCTGGCCACGCTGTGGCTCGGCGACGAGTCGGCGGCTCGGCTGGTGGCATTGGGCCGGGTCCGGGAAGTACGAGAGGGCGCCGCCCGGCTGGCCGACGCCCTGCTGCACACGTCCGGGCGACCGTGGTGCCCGGACCTCTTCTGA
- a CDS encoding Fur family transcriptional regulator, protein MVSTDWKSDLRQRGYRLTPQRQLVLEAVDTLEHATPDDILVEVRKTASGVNISTVYRTLELLEELGLVSHAHLGHGAPTYHLADRHHHIHLVCRDCQNVIEADVDVAADFTAKLRETFGFDTDMKHFAIFGRCKDCTLKRSITKS, encoded by the coding sequence GTGGTGAGCACCGACTGGAAGAGCGACCTCAGGCAGCGCGGCTACCGGCTGACGCCGCAGCGGCAACTCGTGCTCGAAGCCGTGGACACCCTTGAACACGCGACCCCCGACGACATCCTCGTGGAAGTGAGGAAGACGGCGTCGGGGGTCAACATTTCCACGGTGTACCGCACGCTGGAGCTGCTGGAGGAGCTCGGTCTCGTCTCGCACGCCCACCTCGGCCACGGCGCCCCGACCTATCACCTCGCGGACCGCCACCACCACATCCACCTGGTCTGCCGGGACTGCCAGAACGTCATCGAGGCGGATGTCGACGTGGCGGCCGACTTCACGGCCAAGCTCCGTGAGACCTTCGGCTTCGACACGGACATGAAGCACTTCGCGATCTTCGGTCGCTGCAAGGACTGCACCCTCAAGCGTTCAATTACCAAGTCGTAG
- the dtd gene encoding D-aminoacyl-tRNA deacylase — protein sequence MRAVVQRVDGASVVVDGETVGAIEGEGLCALVGVTHEDTKEKAAQLARKLWSIRMLHDEKSCSDIAAPLLVISQFTLYGDARKGRRPTWNAAAPGEVAEPLVDEVVAQLRSLGATVATGRFGALMRVSLTNDGPFTVLIEV from the coding sequence ATGCGTGCAGTGGTGCAGAGGGTGGACGGCGCGAGCGTCGTCGTGGACGGCGAGACGGTCGGGGCGATCGAGGGCGAGGGGCTGTGCGCCCTGGTCGGGGTGACCCACGAGGACACCAAGGAGAAGGCGGCCCAGCTCGCCCGAAAGCTGTGGTCGATCCGCATGCTGCACGACGAGAAGTCGTGCAGCGACATCGCCGCGCCGTTGCTCGTGATCAGCCAGTTCACCCTGTACGGAGACGCTCGCAAGGGCCGCCGCCCCACCTGGAACGCGGCCGCCCCCGGCGAGGTCGCCGAACCGCTCGTCGACGAGGTGGTCGCACAGCTGCGCTCGCTGGGCGCGACGGTGGCGACGGGCCGGTTCGGCGCGCTGATGCGGGTCTCCCTGACGAACGACGGCCCGTTCACGGTCCTGATCGAGGTCTAG
- a CDS encoding RsiG family protein yields the protein MSTPSTGQPPGAVAAAHAGDPDTHRPPAQRSDSTPLPAESSPSPSSAGYPQSHALTLLSLPELRTLRRDAQRDEADLSYVRRLLQGRIDILRAELSRRGAASLVAPDDASVVARLPEILTDAPARHRSSARHVTLGTPHNEEYRQLAAEMLAEVELSDLQARTDLELNAAMGRLVRYEQQVSRRRQHLQRTTDDCSAEIARRYRDGEAQVDDLLT from the coding sequence ATGAGCACACCGAGCACCGGGCAGCCGCCCGGGGCGGTCGCGGCCGCCCACGCGGGCGACCCGGACACGCACCGGCCGCCCGCGCAGCGCAGCGACAGCACACCGCTGCCCGCGGAGTCCTCCCCGAGTCCGTCGAGCGCGGGATACCCCCAGTCGCACGCCCTGACCCTGCTGAGCCTGCCGGAACTGCGCACCCTGCGCCGGGACGCCCAGCGCGACGAGGCGGATCTCAGTTATGTACGGCGGCTGTTGCAGGGGCGCATCGACATCCTGCGCGCGGAACTGTCCCGCCGCGGAGCGGCCTCGCTGGTGGCCCCCGACGACGCCTCCGTGGTGGCCCGGCTCCCGGAGATCCTCACCGACGCCCCGGCCCGCCACCGCTCCTCGGCCCGCCATGTGACCCTGGGCACGCCGCACAACGAGGAGTACCGGCAGCTGGCCGCCGAGATGCTCGCCGAGGTCGAGCTCTCCGATCTGCAGGCCCGCACCGACCTGGAACTGAACGCCGCGATGGGCCGCCTCGTCCGCTACGAGCAGCAGGTCTCCCGCCGCCGCCAGCACCTCCAGCGCACGACCGACGACTGCAGCGCGGAGATCGCACGGCGGTACCGGGACGGGGAGGCGCAGGTGGACGACCTGCTGACGTGA